One uncultured Pseudodesulfovibrio sp. genomic window carries:
- a CDS encoding L-threonylcarbamoyladenylate synthase, with the protein MQELLKVLRSDGIVIYPTETLYALGCDATSAKACDRVAEVKGRSEERPLPLIIGGLDMLDLVTAEKSRSLLDLAGAFWPGPLSILVKALPELPSWLSDEEGYTSVRWSGHPFASELSRRFRKPIVATSANLSGKPAAALPEDIDPALLEMVDGSYFDPPWPRGHKASTVVRMLGSSKLEIIREGEISIKKLCDKGFSVAVRNA; encoded by the coding sequence CTCCGTTCCGACGGCATTGTCATATACCCCACCGAAACCCTGTACGCGCTCGGCTGCGACGCCACCAGCGCGAAGGCCTGCGACCGCGTGGCCGAGGTAAAGGGACGCTCCGAGGAGCGGCCGCTGCCCCTGATCATCGGCGGTCTGGACATGCTCGATCTGGTTACGGCCGAGAAGTCCCGCTCCCTGCTGGACCTTGCCGGCGCGTTCTGGCCCGGTCCGCTGTCCATTCTGGTCAAGGCGCTGCCCGAGCTGCCCTCCTGGCTGTCCGACGAGGAGGGCTACACCTCGGTGCGTTGGTCCGGCCATCCGTTCGCCTCGGAACTGTCGCGCCGGTTCCGCAAGCCCATCGTGGCCACCAGCGCCAACCTGTCGGGCAAACCGGCGGCGGCCCTGCCCGAGGATATTGACCCCGCGCTTCTGGAGATGGTCGACGGCTCCTATTTCGACCCGCCGTGGCCGCGGGGGCACAAAGCCTCCACCGTGGTCCGCATGCTCGGCTCCAGCAAGCTCGAGATCATTCGCGAGGGCGAGATTTCCATCAAGAAACTTTGCGACAAGGGATTCTCCGTAGCCGTGCGCAACGCCTGA
- a CDS encoding NUDIX hydrolase, with the protein MGKVQTCPHCGGEIHVYRNPTPTVDVVIAMPLPEGGQGVVLVKRSNPPLGWALPGGFVDYGETCEQAAVREMKEETGLDVRLTGLLGVYSDPARDPRGHTMSVVYTGEPEDPSQLAAGDDAADAVVYPLGQWPELAFDHAQILADYLAKIG; encoded by the coding sequence ATGGGCAAAGTGCAGACCTGCCCCCATTGCGGGGGTGAAATTCATGTGTATCGGAATCCGACCCCCACGGTGGACGTGGTCATCGCCATGCCGTTGCCTGAAGGCGGGCAGGGCGTGGTCCTGGTTAAAAGAAGCAACCCGCCCTTGGGCTGGGCTCTGCCCGGCGGGTTCGTGGATTACGGCGAGACCTGCGAGCAGGCCGCCGTGCGCGAGATGAAGGAAGAGACCGGACTCGATGTGCGTCTGACCGGTTTGCTCGGGGTCTACTCGGACCCGGCCCGCGACCCGCGCGGCCATACCATGAGCGTGGTCTACACCGGCGAGCCCGAAGACCCGTCGCAGCTCGCTGCCGGCGACGACGCGGCGGATGCCGTTGTCTACCCGCTGGGGCAGTGGCCCGAGCTGGCTTTCGACCATGCGCAGATTCTGGCGGATTACCTCGCCAAAATCGGGTAG
- the pdxA gene encoding 4-hydroxythreonine-4-phosphate dehydrogenase PdxA, translated as MRTLCITLGDPCGLGPELVTRHFLDSGEPTDRFLLIGPIAALDRELARLGAARFFTPMDSRDQITDKSPGVYIYQPPMLKDVCFPPGSPCREGGLSAGVSLDAAIEVLKSGLAQGLLTCPLNKAMLNAAGFDFPGHTEFLAEKLGVGRDNVCMHLCGHDPDDPSPKLRVSLVTTHPRLRDVPALVTRERILHCLRLTADFVSTLGLEGPIGVCGLNPHAGESGRIGDEEIKTVIPALEQAAAEGLNVAGPIPGDTIFHFAAKGQYPAVLAMYHDQGLAPLKLLHFSRAVNVTLGLPYPRTSPDHGTGYDLVGTGEASIDSFRAALDMLQKLVGEAR; from the coding sequence ATGCGAACTCTTTGCATAACCCTCGGCGACCCCTGCGGTCTTGGCCCTGAACTGGTCACCCGCCATTTCCTGGATTCCGGTGAGCCCACGGACCGGTTCCTGCTCATAGGACCCATTGCGGCCCTGGACCGCGAACTGGCCCGGCTGGGTGCGGCACGTTTCTTCACCCCCATGGATTCTCGGGATCAAATCACGGACAAGAGCCCCGGCGTCTACATTTACCAGCCGCCGATGCTGAAGGATGTATGCTTTCCTCCGGGCTCACCCTGCCGTGAGGGGGGCCTTTCGGCTGGCGTCAGTTTGGATGCCGCCATTGAAGTCCTTAAATCCGGGCTGGCTCAGGGGTTGCTGACCTGCCCCCTAAACAAGGCGATGCTCAACGCCGCCGGATTTGATTTTCCCGGCCACACGGAATTTCTGGCGGAAAAACTCGGTGTGGGGCGCGACAATGTGTGCATGCACCTGTGCGGCCACGACCCGGACGACCCCTCGCCCAAGTTGCGCGTCAGCCTGGTGACCACCCACCCGAGGCTGCGCGACGTGCCTGCTCTGGTGACCAGGGAGCGCATCCTCCACTGCCTGCGTCTTACTGCCGATTTCGTGAGCACTCTGGGGCTGGAAGGGCCCATCGGTGTGTGCGGGCTCAACCCCCATGCCGGGGAGTCCGGGCGTATCGGCGACGAGGAGATCAAGACAGTCATTCCGGCTCTGGAACAGGCCGCGGCAGAGGGCCTCAACGTGGCCGGTCCCATCCCCGGAGACACCATTTTCCATTTTGCTGCCAAGGGCCAATACCCGGCTGTGCTGGCCATGTACCATGACCAGGGACTCGCGCCGCTCAAGCTCCTTCATTTCAGCCGCGCCGTGAACGTCACCCTCGGTCTGCCGTATCCGCGTACCTCGCCCGACCACGGTACCGGCTACGATCTGGTGGGTACGGGAGAAGCGTCCATCGACAGTTTCCGGGCCGCTTTGGACATGCTGCAAAAGTTGGTCGGCGAGGCGCGGTAA